GCGCTGTCTCGCACCCGCACACCTACCCCAACGGGGACCGCTGCGAATACCTCAACCTGGGCTTCCTGTGCAGGGTGGTGGCCGGCACCGCCCGGGTCAACGACGACGAGTCGCTGGCCGTGGGGTGGTTCTCGTTGGACCGGCTGCCCGAGCTGGACAAGCACGCCCTGCTGGTCATCGCGTACGCGTTGCGCGAGAACCAGGTGACCGGGTACCTGGAGCCGGGCACGACGTGGGACGACGTACCCAGCTGAGCTGCACGGATCAGACCGGGGTCGGGGTTGGCGCGAGGGCGACCGGCGCGGAGGGCGCCGACCGGGCCGCCCGAATGGTGTACGCGAGCGCGTAGGGCATGCACGCCAGGTAGAGCATGGGTTCCGCCAGCACGTGGTTGGTGATGATTCCGAAGATCTCCCACGGGATGGTGGGCCGGGGTAGGCCGATGTTCCAGTCCGTCCAGGCGGCGAGGAGCCACAGCGGCGCGGTGATCCAGTCGACGCTGTGCAATGGCGTCGGGCCGACGACCGGGCCGGCGCGACTGCCCGCCGAGATGGCGTCGACAACAGCGAGAATCACCGCGAGGTCGGCGGCGGCGAGTGCGCCGAGGACACCCA
The window above is part of the Micromonospora sp. LH3U1 genome. Proteins encoded here:
- a CDS encoding NUDIX hydrolase; amino-acid sequence: MAIPDYIVGMRKHVGPELLWLPSVSAVVRNDAGELLLGQRADDGRWSVISGFVEPGEQPATALVREVQEETGLDVAPVRLSSAVSHPHTYPNGDRCEYLNLGFLCRVVAGTARVNDDESLAVGWFSLDRLPELDKHALLVIAYALRENQVTGYLEPGTTWDDVPS